From a single Nocardioides sp. dk884 genomic region:
- a CDS encoding mannose-1-phosphate guanylyltransferase, whose translation MPAIDHFWAVIPAGGAGTRLWPLSRQSSPKFLRDLTGSGRTLLQETHDRLVPLAEDRFLVVTGAAHREAVAAQLDDLAPEAILAEPSARDSMAAIGLAAAILERTDPEAVMGSFAADHVIDDPAVFAEAVCTAVEVARAGWLVTLGIEPTFPSAAFGYISVGEPLEAHPGAAAVREFVEKPSVEVAQGYLETGSYRWNAGMFVVRPRVLLDLLAEWHPVFAARLRELAADLSRLEEIWPTLPKIALDHAIAEPAAAAGRVAMVPAAFGWDDIGDFDSLATLLDQAREHGAVGTTVLGDEDLVHVVDSSGLVIPRGGRMVAVVGLDDIVVVDTPDAVLVTTRARAQQVKQVVSGLKDVGRADLT comes from the coding sequence ATGCCAGCCATCGACCACTTCTGGGCCGTGATCCCGGCCGGCGGCGCCGGCACCCGGCTCTGGCCGCTCTCGCGGCAGTCCTCGCCCAAGTTCCTGCGTGACCTCACCGGAAGCGGGCGCACGCTGCTCCAGGAGACCCACGACCGGCTGGTCCCGCTCGCCGAGGACCGGTTCCTGGTGGTCACCGGGGCGGCACACCGCGAGGCGGTCGCCGCGCAGCTCGACGACCTGGCGCCGGAGGCGATCCTGGCCGAGCCCTCCGCCCGTGACTCGATGGCCGCCATCGGGCTGGCCGCCGCGATCCTCGAGCGCACCGACCCCGAGGCCGTGATGGGCTCCTTCGCCGCCGACCACGTGATCGACGACCCGGCCGTCTTCGCCGAGGCGGTGTGCACGGCCGTCGAGGTCGCCCGGGCCGGCTGGCTGGTGACGCTCGGCATCGAGCCGACGTTCCCCTCCGCCGCCTTCGGCTACATCTCCGTGGGCGAGCCGCTGGAGGCGCACCCGGGCGCCGCAGCGGTGCGCGAGTTCGTCGAGAAGCCCTCGGTGGAGGTCGCCCAGGGCTACCTCGAGACCGGCAGCTACCGCTGGAACGCCGGCATGTTCGTGGTCCGGCCGCGGGTGCTCCTGGACCTGCTCGCCGAGTGGCACCCGGTCTTCGCCGCCCGTCTGCGCGAGCTCGCCGCGGACCTCTCGCGGCTCGAGGAGATCTGGCCGACGCTGCCGAAGATCGCCCTCGACCACGCGATCGCCGAGCCCGCGGCCGCCGCCGGCCGGGTGGCGATGGTCCCGGCGGCGTTCGGCTGGGACGACATCGGCGACTTCGACTCCCTCGCGACGCTGCTCGACCAGGCGCGCGAGCACGGTGCGGTCGGCACCACGGTGCTGGGTGATGAGGACCTGGTCCACGTCGTGGACAGCAGCGGCCTGGTGATCCCACGCGGCGGGCGCATGGTCGCGGTCGTCGGCCTCGACGACATCGTCGTGGTGGACACCCCCGACGCCGTCCTGGTCACCACCCGTGCCCGCGCCCAGCAGGTCAAGCAGGTGGTCAGCGGGCTCAAGGACGTCGGCCGCGCCGACCTGACCTGA
- a CDS encoding TIGR03089 family protein, whose translation MTMTFSSVLAGLLRHDAGRPLVTYYDHASGERVELSVTTYANWVAKAASLLVEEHDLERGDRLRIDLPPHWLGTVFLGAAWSAGLAVTEDEDPDAVITGPDGLEHWAPRAASLPVLACSLLPLGVRFRDPLPPHVHDVGVEIWSQPDSFIALDPPQPGDVATAFSAGQVTQAQMWSTAAAGALLTDGGRLLSEANPASPPGIATVTEPFARNGSLVLVTHAEPEQLEATYAAERATARFPRHEHQD comes from the coding sequence ATGACGATGACGTTCTCGAGTGTCCTCGCCGGGCTGCTGCGCCACGACGCCGGCCGACCGCTGGTGACCTACTACGACCACGCCAGCGGCGAGCGGGTGGAGCTCTCGGTCACGACCTACGCCAACTGGGTCGCCAAGGCCGCCTCGCTGCTGGTGGAGGAGCACGACCTGGAGCGCGGCGACCGGCTCCGCATCGACCTGCCGCCGCACTGGCTAGGCACCGTGTTCCTGGGCGCCGCGTGGAGCGCGGGACTCGCGGTGACGGAGGATGAGGACCCCGACGCGGTCATCACCGGTCCCGACGGCCTGGAGCACTGGGCGCCCCGTGCGGCCTCGCTGCCGGTGCTCGCCTGCTCGCTGCTGCCCCTCGGCGTACGCTTCCGCGACCCCCTGCCGCCGCACGTCCACGACGTCGGGGTGGAGATCTGGTCCCAGCCGGACTCCTTCATCGCGCTGGACCCGCCCCAGCCGGGCGACGTCGCGACCGCGTTCAGCGCCGGTCAGGTCACCCAGGCCCAGATGTGGAGCACGGCCGCCGCCGGTGCACTGCTCACCGACGGCGGCCGTCTCCTCTCGGAGGCGAACCCGGCTTCCCCACCGGGGATCGCCACCGTCACCGAGCCGTTCGCACGGAACGGCTCGTTGGTCCTGGTCACCCACGCCGAGCCGGAGCAGCTCGAGGCGACGTACGCCGCCGAGCGTGCCACGGCCCGCTTCCCGCGCCACGAGCACCAGGACTGA
- a CDS encoding FG-GAP-like repeat-containing protein — MPSNKSRYVTACQQLLALGAVLAVLTPAAAVISLDVVHRDPDTAGPAGAAGAAYARVSAEASLVPAEPVEATVEEFSLTAPSVAVHGRAAVPQVEAEQERTSQGAAVLTSTPQDVEGYGAVGVTWAADAALGESELELSARTRTGERWSEWTPLEYHDEHGPDAGSLEDSRVRPGTDELLVGEVDQVQVQAVAATGELPADMRLAVIDPGEAAQTRTERAAIDPTTADDAAEEGTEGLELQASTTAPRPTIYSRAQWGANENLRDKGSLSYGKVTAGFVHHTVNANSYTKEQVPGIIRSIYAYHTQSRGWSDVGYNFLVDRFGRIWEGRAGGVTKAVVGAHTLGYNESSFAMSAIGNFETAQPSAAVVQAYGALFAWKLGIHGVDAGSMRQQVAGRTFPAINGHRDAGATACPGRYLYAKLGAIRTAAVAAQKKAPTPPTPPTPPTPPTPPTPPAPPTPTITPATVDADLAGTSADDLVVRRAADGRLLVVPTGGLTRFLAPRAVTRNFARYDAVLASPDLTGDGRTDLLVRARDGRAGVRPGLASGRFVKVVRWSPLFRDLDLITAVGDLDADGRNDLVGRVPGKRKLTIVRGNGRGGFGARVVKGWYWDTYDRLVGAGDVSGDGRPDLLARDADGKLWLHRGTAGGGFATRVAVAGDWSPYDTITGYGDYNRDGHRDLFVRTSGKGRGFVHPGRGDGTFGPRLGMVEEVRGVRGLTSGGQVLGSAEPDLVGRVGDDLVVVQHAGTVELERPIDTGYSAKAIDTLLIVGDWDKDGHVDVITRTGGTGKLFLRRGDGTGRLAKPKRISNAFGAVSELRAVGDVDRDGFPDLVGRAADGSLRVYLGKGLAGFGRNVPAPASLTRRTGSTLAGYDWVLTERQVDGVGARDTVARFQRNGRLYLLAAGTGKPRLLGERMGVYDLAG, encoded by the coding sequence ATGCCTTCGAACAAGAGCCGTTACGTCACCGCCTGCCAGCAGCTGCTGGCACTGGGTGCCGTGCTCGCCGTCCTGACCCCCGCCGCCGCCGTCATCTCCCTCGACGTCGTGCACCGCGACCCTGACACCGCCGGTCCCGCTGGGGCCGCCGGTGCGGCGTACGCCCGGGTCTCCGCCGAGGCCTCGCTGGTCCCGGCCGAGCCGGTGGAGGCGACGGTCGAGGAGTTCTCGCTGACCGCCCCGAGCGTCGCCGTCCACGGCCGCGCCGCGGTCCCGCAGGTCGAGGCCGAGCAGGAGCGCACGTCCCAGGGCGCCGCGGTCCTCACCAGCACGCCCCAGGACGTCGAGGGGTACGGCGCCGTGGGCGTGACCTGGGCCGCGGACGCGGCACTGGGGGAGTCTGAGCTGGAGCTCTCGGCGCGCACCCGCACGGGTGAGCGCTGGTCGGAGTGGACCCCGCTGGAGTACCACGACGAGCACGGACCCGACGCCGGCAGCCTCGAGGACTCCCGGGTGCGTCCCGGCACCGACGAGCTGCTGGTCGGGGAGGTGGACCAGGTGCAGGTGCAGGCCGTGGCCGCCACCGGCGAGCTGCCCGCCGACATGCGCCTCGCGGTCATCGACCCGGGCGAGGCGGCCCAGACCCGGACCGAGCGCGCCGCCATCGACCCGACCACCGCGGACGACGCGGCGGAGGAGGGCACCGAGGGTCTGGAGCTGCAGGCCTCCACCACGGCCCCGCGCCCGACGATCTACTCGCGCGCCCAGTGGGGTGCCAACGAGAACCTGCGCGACAAGGGGTCGCTGAGCTACGGCAAGGTCACCGCCGGCTTCGTGCACCACACGGTCAACGCCAACAGCTACACCAAGGAGCAGGTGCCCGGGATCATCCGCAGCATCTACGCCTACCACACCCAGTCACGCGGCTGGTCCGACGTCGGCTACAACTTCCTGGTCGACCGCTTCGGCCGGATCTGGGAGGGTCGCGCCGGCGGCGTGACCAAGGCCGTGGTCGGGGCGCACACCCTGGGCTACAACGAGTCGTCGTTCGCGATGTCGGCCATCGGCAACTTCGAGACCGCGCAGCCCAGCGCCGCGGTCGTGCAGGCCTACGGCGCGCTCTTCGCCTGGAAGCTCGGCATCCACGGGGTCGACGCCGGCTCGATGCGCCAGCAGGTGGCGGGGCGCACCTTCCCGGCCATCAACGGACACCGCGACGCCGGTGCGACGGCCTGCCCGGGCCGCTACCTCTACGCCAAGCTCGGCGCGATCCGCACCGCCGCCGTCGCCGCGCAGAAGAAGGCCCCGACGCCGCCGACCCCGCCCACGCCGCCCACCCCGCCCACCCCGCCGACTCCTCCGGCCCCGCCCACGCCGACGATCACCCCGGCCACGGTGGACGCCGATCTCGCGGGCACCTCCGCGGACGACCTGGTCGTGCGCCGGGCGGCCGACGGGCGGCTCCTCGTGGTGCCGACCGGGGGCCTCACCCGGTTCCTGGCGCCGCGTGCGGTCACCCGCAACTTCGCCCGCTACGACGCGGTCCTCGCCTCTCCCGACCTCACCGGCGACGGTCGGACCGACCTGCTGGTCCGTGCCCGCGACGGCCGCGCCGGGGTCCGCCCGGGCCTGGCCTCGGGCCGCTTCGTCAAGGTCGTGCGCTGGAGCCCGCTGTTCCGCGACCTCGACCTGATCACCGCCGTCGGCGACCTCGACGCGGACGGGCGCAACGACCTGGTCGGCCGGGTGCCCGGCAAGCGCAAGCTCACGATCGTGCGCGGCAACGGGCGCGGCGGGTTCGGCGCCCGCGTGGTCAAGGGCTGGTACTGGGACACCTACGACCGCCTCGTCGGCGCCGGGGACGTCAGCGGGGACGGCCGGCCCGACCTGCTGGCCCGCGACGCCGACGGCAAGCTGTGGCTGCACCGCGGCACCGCCGGCGGCGGCTTCGCCACGCGAGTGGCGGTCGCCGGTGACTGGAGCCCCTACGACACCATCACCGGCTACGGCGACTACAACCGCGACGGCCACCGCGACCTGTTCGTGCGTACGTCGGGCAAGGGGCGCGGCTTCGTGCACCCCGGCCGCGGCGACGGCACCTTCGGCCCCCGGCTCGGCATGGTCGAGGAGGTACGCGGTGTGCGCGGCCTCACCAGCGGCGGCCAGGTGCTCGGCAGCGCCGAGCCCGACCTGGTCGGCCGGGTCGGCGACGACCTCGTGGTGGTCCAGCACGCCGGCACCGTCGAGCTCGAGCGGCCCATCGACACCGGGTACTCCGCGAAAGCCATCGACACCCTGCTCATCGTGGGCGACTGGGACAAGGACGGCCACGTCGACGTGATCACCCGCACCGGCGGCACCGGCAAGCTGTTCCTGCGCCGCGGCGACGGCACCGGCCGCCTGGCCAAGCCGAAGCGGATCTCCAACGCCTTCGGCGCGGTCAGCGAGCTGCGCGCGGTCGGCGACGTCGACCGCGACGGCTTCCCGGATCTCGTCGGGCGTGCCGCCGATGGCTCGCTGCGGGTCTACCTCGGCAAGGGCCTGGCCGGCTTCGGTCGCAACGTGCCCGCCCCCGCCAGCCTGACCAGGCGCACCGGCAGCACCCTCGCCGGCTACGACTGGGTGCTGACCGAGCGCCAGGTCGACGGCGTCGGCGCCCGCGACACGGTGGCCCGCTTCCAGCGCAACGGCCGGCTCTACCTGCTCGCGGCGGGCACCGGGAAGCCGCGGCTCCTCGGCGAGCGGATGGGGGTCTACGACCTGGCGGGCTGA
- a CDS encoding glycosyltransferase — MTNAPAEQEVRTGQDGFRIVQRVLMRPDQELDVQALYLGGVSGFGGGESETRQSGKDHEGDDDDSAASYEADRGMTGFGRVSAVGHAVAEPAKRLTLGTYFNAFPASYWRRWTEFESVRLTLRVRGRGSIVVYRSTSKGHVLRARSINVDTDVAETKVVDLELKPFIDGGWYWFDLEAGDEELVLEDANWGFETEKTTPGRLTIGITTFNRPQFCVDQLLNLATDPAVLEILDEVIVVDQGTQQVEDNADFERAARALGAKLRVIKQANLGGSGGFSRAMNEGVERGTSDYVLLLDDDVVCELEGILRAVAFADLNKTPTIVGGQMFSLYDRSVMHAYGETLAPWKWFWGPAPSTVHGHNFAKRSLRSTSWLHRRVDVDFNGWWMCLIPTSVIKEIGLSMPMFIKWDDAEFGVRARAAGFPTVTMPGVAVWHVPWTEKDDTLDWQAYFHERNRLVSGLLHSPYERGGRLVMESFENHAKRMVSMQYGTGETILLALEDVLAGPERMHRDMTYRVKEIREIRARYGDGVAKPGLDEFPAPRRKKPPRKGRAVVSPTTTVGKVKTAAVGLLRQVRPVRELAHEHPETIIPHVDQRWWRLAQLDSAVVSSADGMTAAWYRRQPAEFRSQMLRSAKLHARLRQEWPALAERYREAMPELTSPETWKQTFEGLEDTYRD, encoded by the coding sequence GTGACCAACGCCCCCGCAGAACAAGAGGTGCGCACCGGGCAGGACGGGTTCCGCATCGTCCAACGCGTGCTCATGCGCCCGGACCAGGAGCTCGACGTCCAGGCCCTCTACCTCGGTGGTGTGTCCGGTTTCGGCGGCGGCGAGTCCGAGACCCGCCAGTCGGGCAAGGACCACGAGGGCGACGACGACGACAGCGCCGCGTCCTACGAGGCCGACCGCGGCATGACCGGCTTCGGCCGGGTCAGCGCCGTGGGCCACGCCGTCGCCGAGCCCGCCAAGCGGCTCACCCTCGGCACGTACTTCAACGCGTTCCCGGCGAGCTACTGGCGGCGCTGGACCGAGTTCGAGTCCGTGCGCCTGACGCTGCGCGTGCGCGGCCGCGGCTCGATCGTGGTCTACCGCTCCACCTCCAAGGGCCACGTGCTGCGCGCCCGGTCGATCAACGTCGACACCGACGTGGCGGAGACCAAGGTCGTCGACCTCGAGCTCAAGCCGTTCATCGACGGCGGCTGGTACTGGTTCGACCTGGAGGCCGGCGACGAGGAGCTGGTGCTCGAGGACGCGAACTGGGGCTTCGAGACCGAGAAGACCACCCCGGGCCGCCTCACCATCGGCATCACGACGTTCAACCGCCCGCAGTTCTGCGTCGACCAGCTGCTCAACCTGGCCACCGACCCGGCGGTCCTGGAGATCCTCGACGAGGTCATCGTCGTCGACCAGGGCACCCAGCAGGTCGAGGACAACGCCGACTTCGAGCGGGCCGCGAGGGCGCTGGGCGCCAAGCTGCGCGTGATCAAGCAGGCCAACCTCGGCGGCTCCGGCGGCTTCTCGCGGGCCATGAACGAGGGTGTCGAGCGCGGCACCTCCGACTACGTCCTCCTCCTCGACGACGACGTCGTGTGCGAGCTCGAGGGCATCCTGCGCGCGGTGGCCTTCGCCGACCTCAACAAGACCCCCACCATCGTCGGCGGGCAGATGTTCAGCCTCTACGACCGCTCGGTGATGCACGCCTACGGCGAGACGCTGGCGCCGTGGAAGTGGTTCTGGGGCCCGGCGCCGTCGACCGTGCACGGGCACAACTTCGCGAAGCGCTCGCTGCGCTCGACCTCCTGGCTGCACCGCCGTGTCGACGTCGACTTCAACGGCTGGTGGATGTGCCTGATCCCGACCTCGGTGATCAAGGAGATCGGCCTGTCGATGCCGATGTTCATCAAGTGGGACGACGCCGAGTTCGGCGTGCGTGCCCGCGCGGCCGGCTTCCCGACCGTCACCATGCCCGGTGTCGCGGTCTGGCACGTGCCGTGGACCGAGAAGGACGACACGCTCGACTGGCAGGCCTACTTCCACGAGCGCAACCGCCTCGTCTCCGGCCTGCTGCACTCGCCGTACGAGCGCGGTGGCCGCCTGGTCATGGAGAGCTTCGAGAACCACGCCAAGCGCATGGTCTCGATGCAGTACGGCACCGGCGAGACCATCCTGCTGGCCCTCGAGGACGTCCTGGCCGGCCCGGAGCGGATGCACCGCGACATGACCTACCGGGTCAAGGAGATCCGCGAGATCCGCGCCCGCTACGGCGACGGCGTGGCCAAGCCCGGTCTCGACGAGTTCCCGGCCCCGCGACGCAAGAAGCCCCCGCGGAAGGGCCGTGCGGTCGTCTCGCCGACCACCACCGTCGGCAAGGTCAAGACCGCTGCGGTCGGCCTGCTGCGCCAGGTCCGTCCGGTGCGCGAGCTCGCTCACGAGCACCCGGAGACGATCATCCCGCACGTGGACCAGCGCTGGTGGCGCCTGGCCCAGCTCGACTCGGCGGTCGTGTCGTCGGCCGATGGCATGACCGCGGCCTGGTACCGCCGTCAGCCGGCCGAGTTCCGCAGCCAGATGCTGCGTTCGGCCAAGCTGCACGCCCGGCTGCGCCAGGAGTGGCCCGCCCTCGCCGAGCGCTACCGCGAGGCGATGCCCGAGCTGACCTCCCCGGAGACCTGGAAGCAGACCTTCGAGGGCCTCGAGGACACCTACCGCGACTGA
- a CDS encoding iron-containing alcohol dehydrogenase family protein: MLASPLFVEVRRGAVDNLATLLEERRISNGGSVLVAVGASQGEAIWARIADGLPNATLFTVPDASLASAGLLQEALGARGYDAVVGIGGGRTLDVAKYAATRAAVPMVAVATNLAHDGICSPVASLEHPHGKGSYGVAMPLGVVVDLDYVRAAPPRLVRAGIGDALSNLSAIADWDLAATQRGEHVDGLAVAFARSAAEALLHHPDGIESDEFLEVLAEALVLSGMAMSVAGTSRPCSGACHEIIHAVDELFPGTADHGELAGLGALFATYLRGDEVLLERLATCLGRHGLPRTPADVGLSTEQFARAVEHAPRTRPDRYTILEHLALEPAPLRAAVEAYAARIG; encoded by the coding sequence ATGCTCGCCAGCCCGCTGTTCGTGGAGGTACGCCGCGGCGCGGTCGACAACCTCGCGACCCTCCTGGAGGAGCGCCGGATCTCCAACGGCGGCAGCGTGCTGGTGGCCGTCGGGGCCTCCCAGGGGGAGGCGATCTGGGCCCGGATCGCCGACGGGCTGCCGAACGCCACCCTGTTCACCGTGCCCGACGCCAGCCTGGCCTCCGCCGGGCTGCTGCAGGAGGCGCTCGGTGCCCGCGGCTACGACGCGGTGGTCGGCATCGGCGGGGGACGCACCCTGGACGTGGCCAAGTACGCCGCGACCCGGGCCGCGGTGCCGATGGTCGCGGTCGCGACCAACCTGGCCCACGACGGGATCTGCTCGCCGGTGGCCTCGCTGGAGCACCCGCACGGCAAGGGCTCCTACGGCGTCGCGATGCCACTGGGCGTGGTGGTCGACCTCGACTACGTCCGCGCCGCGCCGCCGCGCCTGGTCCGCGCCGGGATCGGCGACGCGCTGAGCAACCTCTCCGCGATCGCGGACTGGGACCTGGCCGCCACCCAGCGCGGCGAGCACGTCGACGGCCTGGCGGTCGCCTTCGCCCGCTCCGCCGCGGAGGCGCTGCTGCACCACCCCGACGGCATCGAGAGCGACGAGTTCCTCGAGGTGCTGGCCGAGGCGCTGGTGCTCTCCGGCATGGCGATGTCGGTCGCGGGGACCTCGCGCCCGTGCAGCGGCGCGTGCCACGAGATCATCCACGCCGTCGACGAGCTGTTCCCCGGCACCGCCGACCACGGCGAGCTCGCCGGGCTCGGCGCGCTGTTCGCGACCTACCTGCGCGGCGACGAGGTGCTGCTCGAGCGGCTCGCGACCTGCCTGGGCCGCCACGGCCTGCCCCGCACGCCCGCCGACGTCGGGCTCAGCACCGAGCAGTTCGCCCGCGCCGTCGAGCACGCCCCGCGCACCCGCCCGGACCGCTACACGATCCTCGAGCACCTCGCGCTCGAGCCCGCGCCGCTGCGCGCCGCCGTGGAGGCGTACGCCGCCCGCATCGGCTGA
- a CDS encoding sugar phosphate nucleotidyltransferase — MIGMVLAAGWGRRLRPHTDALPKALVPVDGDTTILDISLRNLAAVDLRDVVVVVGYFAEAVEARRAALEKKYGVRLTLVHNDKAEIWNNAYSMWVAREHMSDGVLMVNGDTVHPVSVEEAMLEARGPEVLLALDTEKVLAEEEMKVRVDASGNVTRITKLMDPATAYGEYIGASLIEAAAVPRLADALQATFERDPDLYYEDGYQEMVDRGDKVATVAIPAGTEWVEVDNAADLARAREIACRY, encoded by the coding sequence ATGATCGGAATGGTGCTGGCGGCCGGTTGGGGCCGTCGCCTGCGACCGCACACGGACGCGCTGCCGAAGGCGCTCGTCCCGGTCGACGGGGACACCACGATCCTCGACATCTCGCTGCGCAACCTGGCCGCTGTCGACCTGCGGGACGTGGTGGTCGTCGTCGGCTACTTCGCCGAGGCCGTCGAGGCCCGGCGCGCGGCGCTGGAGAAGAAGTACGGCGTGCGCCTGACGCTGGTGCACAACGACAAGGCCGAGATCTGGAACAACGCCTACTCCATGTGGGTGGCACGCGAGCACATGAGCGACGGCGTGCTGATGGTCAACGGCGACACCGTGCACCCGGTGTCGGTCGAGGAGGCGATGCTCGAGGCCCGCGGCCCCGAGGTGCTGCTCGCGCTGGACACCGAGAAGGTGCTCGCCGAGGAGGAGATGAAGGTCCGCGTGGACGCCTCCGGCAACGTCACCCGGATCACCAAGCTGATGGACCCGGCCACGGCGTACGGCGAGTACATCGGCGCCAGCCTGATCGAGGCCGCCGCGGTGCCGCGGCTCGCCGACGCCCTCCAGGCGACCTTCGAGCGCGACCCGGACCTCTACTACGAGGACGGCTACCAGGAGATGGTCGACCGCGGCGACAAGGTCGCGACCGTCGCGATCCCCGCCGGGACCGAGTGGGTCGAGGTCGACAACGCCGCCGACCTGGCCCGGGCACGGGAGATCGCGTGCCGCTACTAG
- a CDS encoding DUF6752 domain-containing protein — translation MNAPHDPSTQAPRSGRSGGSLGRVREALTRGRAIAELHARIDELEAEVQETRRLHRRVAELTDIVEELLVPVAQRDEAKLRESLEKYSASW, via the coding sequence ATGAACGCTCCGCACGACCCCTCGACACAGGCTCCCCGCTCGGGCCGATCGGGCGGCTCGCTGGGCCGGGTGCGCGAGGCCCTTACCCGTGGACGCGCGATCGCGGAGCTGCACGCCCGCATCGACGAGCTCGAGGCCGAGGTCCAGGAGACCCGGAGGCTGCACCGCCGCGTCGCGGAGCTCACCGATATCGTCGAGGAGCTGCTGGTGCCCGTTGCCCAGCGCGACGAGGCGAAGCTGCGCGAGTCACTGGAGAAGTACTCCGCATCCTGGTGA
- a CDS encoding class I SAM-dependent methyltransferase, whose product MSTAQEFQTTDGMAADDEWLLLPAGLDPATTYDVLINGDHVWSLTPAQDTRGARRVAWPKAIQRRLLGRAEIVLREHLSGTERGRTRHVFGGRDDLEVRIVDSDGHALILDKWGQLIRPLSSESGSVIDELMDHTARLLEDLQEKAGVPAFICYGTLLGAVRNGRLIGHDNDIDVAYLSEHPTPVDVVREGYRVERALREAGWLVRRGSGVRLNVRLRLSDGSSRFIDVFTAHWVESSLYIPSDTGFPMPREAIVPLGSVELMGRKLPAPADPERLLAATYGEGWLVPDPSFRYETPRGLTRRLGGWFGGLVSHRKHWDSFDSQQRHTVPKRPTPFARWVANHYPSTRPIVDVGAGTGRDAIFFASERGRRVLALDYVVSAVRSGQRIAENRSLPIRWDLVNLYDTREVMAYGARLSRLPEPADVFARFLPHNLEPHGRENLWRLASMALRRGGHLFVEFRTPEDRDRPHVYGQHPRNFLEPDDVVAEIEAAGGTVVHLVSGKPGLAKLREEDPAVCRIIARWNDVDLDATGETQDAPAPAAADQAAGAGGPAATVTP is encoded by the coding sequence ATGAGCACCGCCCAGGAGTTCCAGACCACCGACGGCATGGCCGCCGACGACGAGTGGCTGCTGCTGCCCGCCGGCCTCGACCCGGCCACGACGTACGACGTGCTCATCAACGGCGACCACGTCTGGTCGCTCACCCCCGCGCAGGACACCCGTGGCGCCCGCCGGGTGGCCTGGCCGAAGGCGATCCAGCGCCGGCTGCTCGGCCGCGCGGAGATCGTGCTGCGCGAGCACCTCAGCGGCACCGAGCGCGGACGCACACGCCACGTCTTCGGCGGCCGCGACGACCTCGAGGTGCGCATCGTCGACTCCGACGGCCACGCGCTGATCCTCGACAAGTGGGGCCAGCTGATCCGCCCGCTGTCCAGCGAGTCCGGCTCGGTCATCGACGAACTGATGGACCACACCGCGCGGCTGCTGGAGGACCTGCAGGAGAAGGCCGGGGTGCCGGCGTTCATCTGCTACGGCACGCTCCTCGGCGCGGTGCGCAACGGCCGGCTGATCGGCCACGACAACGACATCGACGTCGCCTACCTCAGCGAGCACCCCACCCCCGTCGACGTGGTCCGCGAGGGCTACCGCGTCGAGCGCGCGCTGCGCGAGGCAGGCTGGCTGGTGCGGCGCGGCTCGGGCGTGCGGCTCAACGTGCGGCTGCGCCTCAGCGACGGCTCCTCGCGCTTCATCGACGTGTTCACCGCCCACTGGGTCGAGAGCAGCCTCTACATCCCCTCCGACACGGGCTTCCCGATGCCGCGTGAGGCGATCGTGCCGCTCGGGAGCGTCGAGCTGATGGGCCGCAAGCTGCCGGCGCCGGCCGACCCCGAACGGCTGCTCGCCGCGACGTACGGCGAGGGCTGGCTGGTCCCGGACCCGTCGTTCCGCTACGAGACGCCGCGGGGGCTGACGCGTCGCCTGGGCGGTTGGTTCGGCGGGCTCGTGAGCCACCGCAAGCACTGGGACTCCTTCGACTCCCAGCAGCGCCACACCGTGCCGAAGCGGCCCACGCCGTTCGCCCGCTGGGTCGCCAACCACTACCCCAGCACCCGCCCGATCGTCGACGTGGGCGCGGGCACCGGCCGCGACGCGATCTTCTTCGCCAGCGAGCGCGGGCGGCGGGTCCTCGCCCTCGACTACGTGGTGAGCGCGGTGCGCAGCGGCCAGCGGATCGCGGAGAACCGCTCGCTGCCGATCCGGTGGGACCTGGTCAACCTCTACGACACCCGCGAGGTGATGGCGTACGGCGCGCGGCTGAGCCGCCTGCCGGAGCCTGCCGACGTCTTCGCGCGCTTCCTGCCCCACAACCTCGAGCCGCACGGGCGCGAGAACCTGTGGCGCCTGGCCTCGATGGCGCTGCGCCGCGGCGGGCACCTCTTCGTGGAGTTCCGCACGCCCGAGGACCGCGATCGACCGCACGTGTACGGCCAGCACCCACGCAACTTCCTCGAGCCCGACGACGTCGTCGCCGAGATCGAGGCGGCCGGGGGCACCGTCGTCCACCTGGTCTCGGGCAAGCCCGGCCTGGCCAAGCTCCGCGAGGAGGACCCGGCCGTGTGCCGCATCATCGCGCGCTGGAACGACGTCGACCTCGACGCCACCGGGGAGACCCAGGACGCACCCGCACCGGCAGCTGCCGACCAGGCCGCCGGCGCCGGAGGCCCCGCCGCTACGGTGACGCCGTGA